From Paenibacillus sp. PK3_47, the proteins below share one genomic window:
- a CDS encoding ABC transporter substrate-binding protein: protein MMKKRSALMMSSVMLMSVVLAACGGNNNSASNNAQNGSAGNGASGETKTVKIFQFKTEIVEGLNELKVEFEKEYPNIKLDIQTVGGGADYAAALKTKFASGDAPDIFSNGGYAEMDLWGDKLEDLSDQPWVKDLIPLAAEPMTKDGKTYGMPMNLEGIGYVYNKDLFEKAGITETPKTISELEEAAKKLQAIDVIPFGNAYQEWWLLGNQGISVAFAQQDNVDEFISGLNAGTSTIVGNQVFKDWSNLLNLTVKYGQKNPLTTDANTHLAMFANGETAMMQEGNWAQTLVDNITPDMNIGMFPMPINDDAEKNDKMTVGIPANLVVNKESASKEEAKTFLNWLVTSDMGKQYITEKWKFIPALSTIEANPEDIGALGSDVWNYVQEGKVYGLQSSKFPDGVTQEFASVIQQLIAGKVDQAGWETAMQAAWDKLKK, encoded by the coding sequence ATGATGAAAAAACGTTCTGCACTGATGATGTCCAGCGTGATGCTGATGTCTGTAGTACTGGCGGCTTGCGGCGGTAACAATAATTCCGCTTCTAATAATGCACAAAATGGAAGCGCTGGCAACGGTGCATCCGGTGAAACCAAAACGGTTAAGATCTTCCAGTTCAAAACTGAAATCGTGGAAGGCCTGAATGAGCTGAAGGTTGAGTTTGAAAAAGAGTATCCTAACATCAAGCTGGACATCCAGACTGTCGGCGGCGGTGCAGACTATGCTGCGGCACTGAAGACAAAATTTGCTTCCGGCGATGCTCCTGACATTTTCTCCAACGGCGGTTATGCTGAAATGGATCTGTGGGGCGACAAGCTCGAGGACCTGTCCGATCAGCCATGGGTGAAGGATCTGATTCCTTTGGCAGCTGAGCCAATGACCAAAGACGGTAAAACATACGGTATGCCGATGAACCTTGAAGGTATCGGTTATGTATACAACAAAGACCTGTTCGAAAAAGCAGGCATCACTGAAACACCAAAAACGATCTCCGAGCTTGAAGAAGCCGCTAAAAAATTGCAGGCGATCGATGTCATTCCTTTCGGTAACGCGTATCAGGAGTGGTGGCTGCTGGGTAACCAAGGGATTAGCGTAGCTTTTGCACAACAAGATAATGTAGATGAGTTCATCAGCGGCCTGAACGCCGGTACTTCCACAATCGTGGGCAACCAGGTATTTAAGGATTGGAGCAACCTGCTGAACCTGACTGTAAAATACGGTCAAAAGAATCCTTTGACTACTGACGCCAACACTCACCTGGCTATGTTCGCTAACGGCGAAACTGCCATGATGCAGGAAGGTAACTGGGCACAAACCCTGGTTGACAACATCACTCCTGACATGAACATCGGTATGTTCCCTATGCCAATCAATGATGATGCCGAGAAGAACGACAAGATGACTGTAGGTATTCCTGCTAACCTTGTTGTGAACAAAGAATCGGCTTCCAAAGAAGAAGCGAAGACATTCCTGAACTGGCTTGTAACTTCCGATATGGGTAAACAATATATCACTGAAAAATGGAAGTTCATCCCTGCGCTGTCCACTATTGAGGCTAACCCTGAAGATATCGGTGCCCTTGGTTCTGATGTATGGAACTATGTACAAGAAGGTAAAGTATATGGTCTGCAATCCTCCAAGTTCCCTGATGGTGTAACGCAGGAATTCGCAAGTGTAATTCAACAGCTGATTGCCGGCAAGGTAGATCAAGCAGGCTGGGAAACAGCTATGCAAGCGGCTTGGGACAAGCTGAAGAAGTAA
- a CDS encoding carbohydrate ABC transporter permease, giving the protein MKAEGKSRWNFGLEIIMILLALLFLSPFYFLIVNSLKSFGEILSNAAAWPTEFVWSNYTQAWKLARFSEAFRNSIIITVICVILIALFAAMAAYRMVRADSKFNRFLLLLFVAAMVVPFQTIMIPILQVVNFLGVNNSIAGLVMAQLGLSIPMAIFLFHGFIKSVPLEIEEAATVDGCNPLTVFFRIVLPLLKPMLMTIIVLNALGIWNDYLLPSLILQAPELRTIPLATFSFFGQYTKQWDMALPALTLGVAPIVVFYLFMQRYIVEGIAAGSVKG; this is encoded by the coding sequence ATGAAGGCAGAAGGCAAAAGCAGATGGAATTTCGGCCTGGAAATCATTATGATTCTTCTTGCCCTGCTGTTCCTGTCACCATTCTATTTCCTGATCGTCAACTCGCTGAAATCGTTTGGTGAAATTCTTAGCAATGCGGCGGCCTGGCCGACCGAATTCGTCTGGTCCAACTACACGCAGGCCTGGAAGCTGGCCCGTTTCTCGGAAGCTTTCCGGAACTCGATTATCATTACAGTGATCTGTGTGATCCTGATCGCCCTGTTTGCCGCAATGGCGGCCTACCGGATGGTCCGTGCAGATTCGAAGTTCAACCGTTTCCTGCTGCTGCTGTTCGTAGCGGCAATGGTCGTGCCGTTCCAGACGATCATGATTCCGATCCTGCAAGTGGTTAACTTCCTCGGAGTCAACAACTCGATTGCCGGCCTGGTAATGGCCCAATTAGGGCTCAGTATTCCAATGGCGATCTTCCTGTTCCACGGGTTCATCAAATCGGTACCGCTGGAAATTGAGGAAGCGGCAACGGTAGACGGCTGTAATCCGCTGACTGTGTTCTTCCGGATTGTGCTTCCGCTCCTGAAGCCGATGCTCATGACGATTATCGTCCTGAATGCACTCGGGATATGGAACGACTACCTGCTTCCGTCCCTGATTCTTCAGGCACCGGAGCTGCGGACCATTCCGCTGGCCACCTTCTCGTTCTTCGGGCAGTATACGAAGCAATGGGACATGGCACTTCCGGCGCTGACGCTCGGGGTTGCTCCAATCGTTGTTTTCTACCTGTTCATGCAGCGTTACATTGTTGAGGGAATAGCGGCAGGCTCGGTGAAGGGTTAA
- a CDS encoding sugar ABC transporter permease, whose translation MRGSKTSQIGQQLFFVGPAVLFFTIVMIIPFVMGMYYSFTDWNGVSGNVSWVGIDNFKTIFTNDPDFWSSFWFTVRFTVLGVVLTNVVGFFLAYFLTKALKTRNMLRTIFFMPNVIGGLLLGFIWQFIFIKGFATMGDITGWSFFNLPWLGDATTGFWAIVMVFVWQSSGYLMVIYIASLNNVSKEVLEAAEIDGASRMQVLRSIILPLIMPAVTVGLFLAISWSFKMFDLNLSLTKGGPFKSTESVAMNIYNEAFLNNRYGLGTAKALLFFLIVAVITVIQVRITKSKEVEA comes from the coding sequence ATGCGCGGCTCGAAAACGTCCCAGATCGGTCAGCAGCTCTTTTTTGTTGGCCCGGCAGTATTGTTTTTCACAATAGTCATGATTATTCCGTTTGTCATGGGGATGTACTATTCCTTCACAGACTGGAACGGCGTATCCGGGAATGTATCCTGGGTGGGCATCGACAATTTTAAAACAATCTTTACCAATGATCCGGATTTCTGGTCATCCTTCTGGTTTACAGTGCGTTTCACTGTACTCGGGGTTGTATTGACCAACGTAGTAGGATTTTTCCTGGCCTATTTTTTAACCAAAGCATTAAAAACACGCAATATGCTCCGCACCATCTTCTTTATGCCTAACGTAATCGGGGGCTTGTTGCTTGGTTTTATATGGCAGTTTATCTTCATCAAAGGTTTCGCCACGATGGGCGATATCACGGGCTGGTCCTTCTTCAACCTTCCGTGGCTCGGCGATGCGACAACCGGCTTCTGGGCCATTGTTATGGTATTTGTCTGGCAGTCTTCCGGTTATCTGATGGTAATCTACATCGCTTCCCTGAATAACGTCTCCAAGGAAGTGCTGGAAGCGGCAGAAATTGACGGGGCCTCCCGCATGCAGGTGCTTCGCAGCATTATCTTACCGCTGATTATGCCGGCGGTTACTGTAGGCCTGTTCCTTGCCATCTCCTGGTCTTTCAAAATGTTCGACCTCAACCTTTCCCTGACGAAAGGCGGACCGTTCAAATCGACCGAGTCTGTGGCCATGAACATTTACAATGAAGCGTTCCTGAACAACCGGTACGGTCTGGGTACGGCAAAAGCGCTGCTGTTCTTCCTCATCGTCGCCGTCATCACTGTGATTCAGGTCCGGATTACCAAGAGCAAGGAGGTTGAAGCGTAA